A stretch of DNA from Anaerolineae bacterium:
TGGTCAGGGTAGCGGATGGGTACGCCCGTAACTATTTGATCCCCCAGGGCCTGGCCGTCAAGGCAACGCCTGGTGCGCTCAAGCAGAGCGAAAAGCTGCGGGAGACGGCGGCGGCCCGGCGGGCGGCCCTGGAGAACCAGCTGAATGAACTGGCGCGCCAGATCGATGGTGTGACGCTGGTCTTTGGCCGGCGGGCCGGGGCTAACGGCAAACTCTACGGCTCCGTGACCTCGAGCGATATTCAGCAGGCGCTGCTGGAAAAGACTGGCGTGGACCTGAACCGCCGCCGGATCGCTCAGCAGTCCATCCGTGAACTGGGCGAGTTTGAGGTGCCGGTTCGTCTGGGCAGCGAATTCACGCCCAAGCTCAACGTGATCGTCGTCCGTGAAGAGGAACTGGCCAGCTATCTGGCCCCGGCAGCGGAAGCCGCGGCCCCTGCGGAAGAGGAAGCGGCTCCGGAACTGGCCAGCGAGAAGATTGTCGAACTGATCAAGGAAGCCGAAGCCAGAACAGCCACCCTCGGCGAAACCGGGACGGCGGAATAGGCCGGGCATGCCCTCTGACTCTGATCGCGAACATGCGACGCTGATCCGGTACCTGATCGACACGTTGCCCTGCGTGGAATGTGGCGGTTCTTATGGCACGGAGGACATCGCCGTCGTCGATGAGGACGCGGAAAGCTGGACCCTGGTAGCCCAGTGCCCGCATTGCGGGGCGGAGAGCGTCGTCAGGGCGGTGCTGGATGATGATGCCGGGGCGCCAGCGGTTGAAACTGGCGAACCGGTTGCACCCGAAGCCGGGGACATCGCGGTCGATCTGCCCCCTGATGCGGCGGAGATCGCCGCCTGGCGACGCTTTCTGCGCGAATTTGATGGCGATCTGCGCGATCTGCTGCGCAGTTGACCGCGCGGCAGTCGCCGCGTTTGATTCTGCTGGGTGAGGCTTGTCGAGCGAACGGGCCAGCATGGAAGCCGAAAGGCTGGGACAGCAGCTGCGCAACGCGCGCGAAGCCCGCGAACTGACCCTGGAAGAGGTGGAGCAGGCGCTCCGCATCCGGGCCAGGTACCTGGAGGCGTTTGAAGCGGGCGCATATGGTGACCTGCCGGGGGCTGTGCAGGCCCGCGGCTTTTTGCGCAACTATGCCCGCTTCCTGCGCCTGGATGAGGAAGCGATCCTGGCGCAGTTTGACGTAGCCTGGGCTGCCCATGGTGGCGGGCAGGGGCGTTCCTCTGTCGTCCGGCGTGGCGCTCCTCCCGCAACAGGGCCATTGTCTCCCGTTGCTCCGCTGGCGGAGCATCCCTTTGCTGTGGCTGCCGAAGCGGGACGGCGTCGGCGATCCGGGATCGTTTTCGGGACGCTGATCGGAATTGTCGCCCTGATCGGGCTATGCCTGGGCGGGACGCGGCTGGTAGAACGTTTGCTGACCGCGCAGGCGGATCGGGCAGGCACCGACCTGGTCAGCATCCTGCCGACCATGCCTTCGCTCACACCCAGCGCCACGTTCCTGCCTTCGCCTACGCCCCTGCCGGGAGCGCGACAGATGGCCGGGGCGACGCCGATCACCGATCGGGTTGTACTGGATGTCAGCGTAGTGCAACGCACCTATCTGCGGGTGACGGTTGACGGCGTGGAGATCTTCAACGGGCTGGTCCGACCGGGCACGCAGTTGCAGTATCAGGCCCAGCAGGTGCTCAACCTGCAGGCCAGCAATGGTGCCGGGCTGGAAGTAGTCTTCAACAACCTGCCGCTGGGGCCGCTGGGGCTGCGCGGCGAGGCCATCGATACAACCTTCACGCCCGACCTGGTGCTGACTCCCACGCCTGACCTGGCTCCAACAGCGACTTTTACCTCTTCGCCGACTCCGGTGACTGATGTCACCTTTGCCACAGTGGAGGGCACGCC
This window harbors:
- a CDS encoding 50S ribosomal protein L9, producing MKVILTADVYKHGVAGEVVRVADGYARNYLIPQGLAVKATPGALKQSEKLRETAAARRAALENQLNELARQIDGVTLVFGRRAGANGKLYGSVTSSDIQQALLEKTGVDLNRRRIAQQSIRELGEFEVPVRLGSEFTPKLNVIVVREEELASYLAPAAEAAAPAEEEAAPELASEKIVELIKEAEARTATLGETGTAE
- a CDS encoding DUF4115 domain-containing protein, giving the protein MEAERLGQQLRNAREARELTLEEVEQALRIRARYLEAFEAGAYGDLPGAVQARGFLRNYARFLRLDEEAILAQFDVAWAAHGGGQGRSSVVRRGAPPATGPLSPVAPLAEHPFAVAAEAGRRRRSGIVFGTLIGIVALIGLCLGGTRLVERLLTAQADRAGTDLVSILPTMPSLTPSATFLPSPTPLPGARQMAGATPITDRVVLDVSVVQRTYLRVTVDGVEIFNGLVRPGTQLQYQAQQVLNLQASNGAGLEVVFNNLPLGPLGLRGEAIDTTFTPDLVLTPTPDLAPTATFTSSPTPVTDVTFATVEGTPDPALSGKAGQGAGAPTPLPLPDVARDVSGGATLTGVPSEPSPTLPVPGGIPTIAPSVTPTLTATPSPTLTLTATPSPTLTPSPTPILPPRLTSTPVPVKEP